The proteins below come from a single Pedobacter sp. MC2016-14 genomic window:
- a CDS encoding FecR family protein, with translation MQTDSNPIQVLFSKYVKGEASPAETEHLFQLIGADMHDEEISLFLASELEATEYAVESDPACEATWNKIKIQAFDESEAAPKRGFFKLWPRIAIVAAALVSVLFGIYFFNDERKAASFDHLVANDIAPGKVGATLTLANGKRIRLGNAANGEIAKESGISISKTADGQIVYEIKSGTGNANVLNTLSTSKGETYVVTLPDQSKVWLNASSSLTYTTGLTEQGVRKIRLSGEAYFEVFKDPAHAFVVESGNQQVEVLGTHFNVNAYDDENNKKTTLLEGSVKVSFASSQRRLATKELKDVVLSPGQQSSLQGETLRVSQADIEEVMAWKNGDFIFKDESIESIMRIVSRWYNVDVVFEDELTKKIKLGGFVSRSKNISAVLTMMELTKRVQFKVAGRKIIVQNVNN, from the coding sequence ATGCAAACAGATTCCAATCCTATTCAAGTGCTATTTTCAAAGTATGTAAAAGGCGAAGCTTCCCCTGCGGAAACGGAGCATCTTTTCCAGCTTATTGGTGCGGATATGCATGATGAGGAAATCTCCCTGTTCCTGGCTTCTGAGCTTGAGGCTACTGAATATGCCGTGGAAAGTGATCCGGCATGTGAGGCAACCTGGAATAAAATTAAGATTCAGGCCTTTGATGAGTCGGAGGCGGCTCCTAAACGTGGATTTTTTAAATTATGGCCTCGTATCGCTATAGTTGCGGCGGCGCTGGTTTCTGTCTTGTTTGGCATTTACTTTTTTAATGATGAGCGAAAGGCCGCATCTTTTGACCATTTGGTTGCGAATGACATTGCGCCAGGTAAAGTGGGTGCTACGTTAACTTTAGCTAATGGGAAAAGGATCAGGTTGGGGAATGCTGCTAACGGAGAAATTGCGAAGGAATCAGGTATTTCCATTTCGAAAACTGCAGATGGGCAGATTGTTTATGAAATTAAATCTGGTACTGGTAATGCAAATGTGCTGAATACTTTAAGTACATCAAAAGGCGAAACCTATGTAGTTACGCTTCCGGATCAATCTAAGGTGTGGCTCAATGCATCGTCGAGCTTGACTTATACAACTGGCTTAACTGAGCAGGGTGTACGTAAAATTCGACTTTCCGGTGAAGCTTATTTTGAAGTTTTTAAAGACCCGGCACATGCATTTGTAGTAGAAAGTGGAAATCAGCAGGTAGAAGTTTTAGGAACGCATTTCAATGTAAATGCATATGATGATGAAAATAACAAAAAAACTACCTTGTTAGAAGGCTCAGTAAAAGTGTCCTTTGCTTCATCTCAACGACGCTTAGCGACGAAAGAACTAAAGGATGTAGTGTTATCTCCGGGCCAGCAATCCAGCTTGCAGGGTGAGACCCTCCGCGTAAGTCAAGCCGATATTGAAGAAGTAATGGCCTGGAAAAATGGTGATTTTATTTTTAAAGACGAAAGCATAGAAAGTATCATGCGCATCGTAAGCAGATGGTACAATGTGGACGTTGTATTTGAAGATGAGCTGACTAAAAAGATTAAGCTTGGAGGATTTGTATCTAGGTCAAAAAATATATCTGCTGTACTTACCATGATGGAACTTACAAAACGTGTTCAGTTTAAAGTAGCAGGGAGAAAGATAATAGTACAAAATGTAAACAACTAA